Proteins encoded together in one Miscanthus floridulus cultivar M001 chromosome 16, ASM1932011v1, whole genome shotgun sequence window:
- the LOC136513938 gene encoding uncharacterized protein At5g01610-like — MLAHRILLLLLAVTAAAAASGTAFAKPTAYEVLADYDFPPGILPKGVVSYTLDNATGAFTATLNGSSSCEFSIQGSYTLRYKTKISGTIATDHLTDLEGVSVKVLLFWFNIVEVTRSGDNLEFSIGIVSADFGVDNFLESPTCGCGFDCDDLLMLQKQPGGATAKLRLRGAS; from the coding sequence ATGCTCGCCCAccgcatcctcctcctcctccttgccgtCACCGCCGCGGCTGCGGCGAGCGGCACCGCCTTCGCCAAGCCGACGGCGTACGAAGTCCTCGCCGACTACGACTTCCCGCCGGGGATCCTCCCCAAGGGCGTGGTCTCCTACACGCTCGACAACGCCACGGGCGCCTTCACGGCCACGCTCAATGGATCCTCCTCCTGCGAGTTCTCCATCCAGGGCTCCTACACTCTCCGCTACAAGACCAAGATCAGCGGCACGATCGCCACCGACCACCTCACCGACCTCGAGGGCGTCTCCGTCAAGGTCCTCCTCTTCTGGTTCAACATCGTCGAGGTCACCCGCAGCGGCGACAACCTCGAGTTCTCCATCGGCATCGTCTCCGCCGACTTCGGGGTTGACAACTTCCTCGAGAGCCCCACCTGCGGCTGCGGGTTCGACTGCGACGACCTGCTCATGCTCCAGAAGCAGCCGGGGGGCGCCACCGCCAAGCTGCGCCTGCGAGGTGCCTCCTAG